AAATTTCGAAAACCCGTCTACAGGCGTCGAACCGACTCATCCTTGGATAGCGCCGAGCCCGGTCCCGTGCCGCAAGCGCATCGAACATTTCATCCGATGAGACGCTTGCCCGCGCAAAACAGAAAAGCCCGGGTTTAGGACTTTACGCCGCCGTTGCTTTCTGCAGGAAGCTGATCGCATCGCCGACGGTGACGATAGTCTCCGCGGAATCATCCGGGATCTCGACACCGAATTCCTCTTCGAAAGCCATGACCAATTCGACCGTGTCCAGTGAATCGGCGCCGAGGTCTTCGATAAAATTCGCGTTGTCGACGACTTTGTCCGCATCGACACCGAGATGATCAATCACAATTTTCTTTACGCGCTCGGCGACATCATCGCTCATGATGGTAGGATCCCCGTCCTCACTTGAGTAGCAGATACAAGCCTATATGCTTTAGAGCATAGGTAAAACGAAAGAGTGCCTCGCACGAGGCACAAGGTTTTGGAGAAACATTCACGTCCCTATATCGCGGAGGCGGAGGAAGTCAAAATTCCTTCTCGACGCAGCCGCCGATCCATCTCGAAGCATCAAGCGGCGAATCCGGTCGGTCTTCAAAAGGCATAAGCCCTAGAAAGATCAACGATCCAGCGGCCTACACGAATCTGGTAACATACTTCTTTCGGCTTGGCGAGAGCCGCTGTCCACAGCCTGGAACGGCCCGCAACTCCTTCAAATCATGGCCATTCCGCCGTTGACGTGAAGGGTCTGCCCGGTCACGTAGCCAGCCTCCCCGCTGGCCAGAAAAACCGCCGCCGCGGCCACGTCCTCGCCCGCGCCAAGCCGCCCCATCGGCACGTTCGCGAGGATGGCCGCCTTTTGCTTTTCGTTCAGAACATCGGTCATCGGACTGTGGATGAAGCCTGGCGCGATGCAATTGACCGTTATGTTGCGTCCCGCCACTTCCGCCGCGAGACTTTTCGACATGCCGATCATGCCGGCCTTGGACGCGGCATAATTGCCCTGGCCCGGATTGCCGGTCACGCCCACGATCGAGGTGATCTGGATGATCCGGCCATATTTGCGCTTCAGCATGCCCTTCACCGCGGCGC
The Methyloferula stellata AR4 DNA segment above includes these coding regions:
- a CDS encoding acyl carrier protein, translated to MSDDVAERVKKIVIDHLGVDADKVVDNANFIEDLGADSLDTVELVMAFEEEFGVEIPDDSAETIVTVGDAISFLQKATAA
- the fabG gene encoding 3-oxoacyl-[acyl-carrier-protein] reductase; translated protein: MFDLTGKTALVTGASGGLGQAIARSLHQQGATVALSGTRKDALEALAAEFTDRVHVLPCNLAEKAEVEALVPAAEAAMGGLDILVNNAGLTRDNLFLRMKDEEWDLVLAVNLSAVFRLSRAAVKGMLKRKYGRIIQITSIVGVTGNPGQGNYAASKAGMIGMSKSLAAEVAGRNITVNCIAPGFIHSPMTDVLNEKQKAAILANVPMGRLGAGEDVAAAAVFLASGEAGYVTGQTLHVNGGMAMI